The following proteins come from a genomic window of Mucinivorans hirudinis:
- a CDS encoding Mobilization protein BmgA, whose protein sequence is MNRIDFNGKRISDQNERFRSTKICKEITIKHGLYVSSGKENVKRKQLREPDATKYRIYDALCKHVPQSRSWGELRSRLRTEGIELGFKTKGSTDKIEGVRFTMNNLSFNGSKVDRQFSYSKIDYALRQNNRAKQQSLPPVQQAQHRPDHHESSTVGDSIGSLFDIPILPNGTDPEEEAFRKRMQRKKKKGIRF, encoded by the coding sequence ATGAACCGCATCGACTTCAACGGCAAACGCATATCCGACCAAAACGAAAGGTTTAGAAGTACGAAAATTTGCAAAGAAATCACCATCAAACACGGCTTGTATGTTTCGAGCGGAAAAGAGAACGTCAAGCGAAAGCAGCTCCGAGAACCTGATGCAACAAAGTATCGGATTTACGATGCACTTTGCAAGCACGTTCCACAGTCGAGGTCGTGGGGTGAGCTCCGCAGCAGGCTCAGAACCGAGGGCATAGAGTTAGGTTTCAAAACCAAAGGCTCAACCGACAAAATCGAGGGAGTAAGGTTTACGATGAACAACCTCTCGTTCAATGGCTCAAAGGTAGATAGGCAGTTCAGTTACTCCAAAATTGACTACGCCCTACGGCAAAACAACCGAGCTAAGCAACAGAGTTTGCCACCTGTGCAACAAGCGCAGCATCGCCCCGACCACCACGAAAGCAGCACCGTTGGCGACTCCATCGGCTCACTCTTCGACATACCGATACTCCCCAACGGTACAGACCCCGAAGAGGAAGCATTCCGCAAACGGATGCAACGCAAAAAGAAAAAAGGAATCAGATTTTAA